The Lepus europaeus isolate LE1 chromosome 21 unlocalized genomic scaffold, mLepTim1.pri SUPER_21_unloc_1, whole genome shotgun sequence genomic interval CGCTCCCAGGTTTCTGTGATCTGTTTTTAAATAGGGCATTGTTTCCCCTTATCTTCAGGGGAAAATTCCAAGACCCAAAGTAGGTGCCTGAAACTTCAGATAGTACAGAACCCTAtgtataccatatgttttcttaaTCATACATATCtatgataaaattaaattatagacATAGTAAGAGATTAATTACTTTGataataaaaagaacaattaTAATACACTTTAGTAAAATGTTAATTCTTTTCTGTCCCTCACTTTCAgtatttctctctcattgtcttgtTGTACTCCATTGACCTTCCTTTAGGACAGAAGTGGATACTGAGTaacttaaattgaaaaataaaattgtgactGGACAGAAACTACAGTATATTTTAGGAGGAATTTACATGCAATCTCAGTAATTGCATCACATTTTCTAATacacaacaaatattttatttaatgttttcattacttttatatttaatggccctgaaaaaaattaaaaatacattaaaactaAATCTGTCTTAATTCATATGGAGAGTAAGATGGGATTATTTTACAACACATGTAGAATATACAAAATTATAATCTGATTCATTCAGCTAAATCTAAGAAAAGTGATATTTCATATAACTAATCATTTCAGCAATATTCACATATATTTAATCAATGGTACAGGATGTATCCAATCAAAAGCACTACATacatctttttatcttttattgcAACATGAACAATATGTAAAGCTGTTGAGACACATTTAGGTTTATAGGACTAAAATAGAAAACTGGGATTTGTGAATAATGTGttttattatcaaaatatttatttactttgtcaAATGACAATCTAACATAAGTAGTCATCTTCTTAGACTTTCAGCCTGTCTTGtgtcaataaatttttttaacttttatttaataaatataaatttccaaattacaacttttggatcatagtggcttttcccccacataacttccctcctacccacaaccatcccatctcccactccctcccccatcccattcacatcaagattcattttgaatatctttatgtacagaagatcaatttagtatgtattaagtaaagatttcaacagtttgcacctacacagaaacacaaagtataaagtactgtttgagtactagttatgccattaattcacatagtacaacgcatgaaggacagagatcctacatggggagtaagcgcacagtgactcctgttgttgtatggccttgtctaaacaagatcggagttggcaaactcaagaggctacgaaagccttggcagctcatgacaagagcctcaggtgattactgacatcataaataagagtgtcaattgttaaatcaataaatgtttaaataatgaTTTATAATATGAAATCTGATGCTAAAATAGATATAATGCAATTCAATTACAGAAAAACATAGGTTAATAGAAATACATGTAGCCATATGTGGCAGGTCATGGTAGATAGCAAATGAGTCAGAATGGCATATGCTTAAGGAGTCCAACTCTCCTTCCATCTCCACCAGATCTCCCACCActtatttctgttcattttctttaacTTAATACATTCTGCTTTTAAATGTTTACTGATCCGTCTTCTTCACTCAACTGTGAAGTActctattttaattgtttttcatttcatctGACACAACTTTCTATGTATGGTGACTAGTTACATGGGGAAAACccaatttttttaatcagtgtttgAAGAAGACCTGGTTTCAAAGTGCCCTGAGAAAAGAAATATTAGCAGCACAACAATttgagatatattttaaaaactgagatggagctcttattcccactcttatttttaacagggatcaattttgtttgatttaaaaacctaagagtaattgtgtattaattaaagagttcaaccaatggtattaagtagaaaaagaaaatgctaagaagaataaaatagtagctattgtgaatgggattgatcttagatgttCTTTTTCAGCCGtggcactgtctgtgtatacaaaggctgttgatttttgtgcattgattttatatactactactttgccaaactcttcgatgagttccaataatcccttcgtggagttttttggatcccctaaataaagaatcatataatctgaaaagaggaatagtttgagttcttctttcccaatttgtatcccattaatttcttgttcttgcctaatagctctagctaaaacttccagtactatatggaatagcaatggagagagtgggcatccctgtctggtaccggatctcagtggaaaagcttccaacttttcccccattcaataggatgttggccgtgggtttttcataaattgcctttattgtgttgaggaatgttccttctatacccaatttgcttagggttttcatcatgaaagggtgttgtactttatcaaatgctatccctgcatctattgagataatatgtttttttcttctgcggtttgttaatgtgctgtatcacattgattgatttgcgaacgttgaaccatccctgcacaccagagaTAAATCCCCCTTGGtttggatggatgatctttctgatgtgttgttgcattctattggccagaattttatggaggatttttgcatctatgttcatcagagaaattggtcttaaattctctttctttgctgcaacttttttagatttacaaattaaggtgatgctggttttgtagaaagaatttgggaggattccctctttcaattgttttgaaaagtttaagaagaattggagttagttcttctttaaatgtctggtagaattcacagTGAATCTATccggtcctgggattttctttgttgggatggtctttattactgattcaatttctgacttggttatgagtctgtttaggttttctatgtcttcatggttcaatttaggtaggctgtatgtgttcaggaatctattcatttctgctagatttcccagtGTGTTGGCATacaattctttgtagtaatttctgatgactttatttctgtggtgtctgttgttacattctctttttcatctctaattttattgatttgggtattctctctccttttttgtgtgtgtcaattttgcttattttttcaaaaaatcagctctttgttttgttgatattttgtaatgattttttgatttgattttgttgattatttttctctaattttaattatttctcttctcttactagttttgggttttgtttgctgtagtttttctagatgcttgagatgcattgatagctcatttattcagtgcctttccaatttcttggtgtagGCACCTAATGCTATAGACCTTCCTCTATACACTGCCCCACCGgtcttcaagcctcattccctcaaggctcttcctgctgcttttccgccAGTATCTCGGGCTACTGCACTCTCATCTCAtctcactttccagtgctggtgctgaCTCTCAGCAGCTGGAGTTCCTAGCCATGGGTGCCCATGTGCTCCATGTAGGTCCGCCTTGTCCTTCAAATTatagaagagtttcctctgctgtttttccctaactcttccttaagaccacactatctccacttttattaaactatcttctcctggactagatcaGTAAACTCCTTCCTTATTTCACCATCTTGGAACCTGACATGTGGGCAGTTTTAAGAAATAACATCATATATGTCCTCCTTTACAGCTTCTGAGTacaaaagaaatcatttaaaataattcatacctatattttatgtttttgtcatGTACATCATAATGTTACATACATACATTGTGGAATGGTTAAATATATCATACTACTGAATGTTAGGGTTTTTCActgtgtttaaatttatttatgcaaaaaataaattctagaaatCTACTGTACATAATGTTTACAGTTAAATGTGTAGTACTCACTTAAATATCTTCAATAAATTTTTCAAGATAAATTTTTCATCAACAAAAAGGTAAAAGACACCAAATAGCTAATTATAGAACTCAGAAGTAGAAAGCTATTAAATATATATAGGGGTATATCTGCATGACCACAAACTGTACAATGAAGTTGCAAGTATGAGACAAAAATGAAGGAAACAAGATAAAATGTGTATAAGTGAGAGCCAGCATTACTCATGTGACTAAGGTATCAGAAAACCCGAGGATCTTGGAGTATGAGAACCTACAAAGTCCGGATCCACATAAAGTTCTAAAGAAGCATAATGTTCATCCAGTCCTACAGTGCTGCTGGGATGGGAATTTCCTTGTAGCCATAAAGACACTGATTAGTACAGCTAGATGTGACGTTCTGAGTGCTGGGGGACACCTGAGAAAGCCACTAGAGCCTCCTGAACAAGCCAGAAAACAGTGGCAAGTCTGCTGTGGCTCTTACTGATTTTGAAGTTGGAGCTACTGCAGGACTCCCGTGTTGCTGACAAAGACTGTCCCCACGGGCAGATGTAGGATAGCAAGGTGTGTTCACAAGTGGGAAAGGTGAGGCTCAGCTGTTCTTGCCCTGTGCTTTTCCCCTTTCCCCTCTAGTGTCTCCTGTATGTGCCAATCTCAAGGTCAGAACTTCTACTGTTTCACAGGTGACAAGAAAATTGTGGGTCTGATGGGAGATGAGCTCATAGCATATTTCCTTATAACCACATGGTTATAATCTCATCTTCATTGCCTCCCTGCAGACTCAGCTGGGTGAGTGTGTGTTTCTCAGTTCTATCAGTAGCCACAAGTACTCCATAGGCAAGGGGGTTATTAGATTTTGCAGGATGATATCAATGACGATGAGGAAAATTCTGTTTTCATAATTTCAACCTTACAACATAGAGTATCACAAGTGAAATCAGCAGATGCTGCAGTTGTAAAAATCAATTTCATACATCTTATGAGGCTATAATTCATAGATTCAAGAGAAAAAATTTATAGTTACAGAATTATGCTTTTAAATTAGAATTGTGTCTGATTTTTATcctatttgaataattttatcacttTTACTTACTATATGCAtaatgtgaactttttttttttttggcaaaacaCCAAGACTGACCTAATTAAGAATgctttttggggccggcactgtggcaaagcgggttgaAACCCtagtctgaagtgccggcatttcatatgggcaccggttctagtcccggctgctccttttttgatcaagctctctgctgtggcctgcaatagcagtggaggatgggtcaagtccttgggcctctacacccacataggagacccagaggaagctcctgactcctggcttcagattggtgcagctctggccattgcagccatctggggagtaaaccagcagatggaggacttctctctctgtctctacctctgtctgtaactccgtctttcaaataagtaaaataaatctttaaaaaaagaatgctttgtgtttgctttgagttcttttaaatttaaaggtaagttgttttagatattttgaaacttttaatatttatatagcataaaacattatatttttaatcttGCAAATTGTTGAATACTAGCAtgtcaagaaaaatatattttgtgattagagaaaaaataagcacaaatttcaagaaattagatttccttttaagaaaagaatcCTCTAATTGTAGTACTTTTGCTGtttactttaaaagttttaatttttgatttgatatttaaaatacattttaaatgactAGTTAATTTCAATGTCATTGTTGAGTCATCATTAATTTCATGATGATGCCTGAATTCAGCAGGCCTCCTGCCTATTTGCCTTTAAATGCCAAACTTCAAAGTGTGCAGTGTcagtttaaaaagagaaacacacTCTAGTGATTTGCTGCACAGCATTATAactcttttattgtttttgtactGTGAATTCAAATATTGCTAATAGAGCTTTTAAATACTCTCATGACGAGGAAATAACAAATGTGCAGGACAATGCAAAAGTTAATTAACATGACTGAATCAttatctgatatatatatatatgcatcatGTCATCTCACTATAACCCACAAATAAACATGTTTATGAtttaataaagtgaaataaaataaaaatagaatcaatAAATGTTATTCTGAAagtaacaaaatgaaacaaagcaatGTTGAGGATTAGCCATTCCCTGCTGATGAGAACCAAATGTCTCAAGAAACAACCTCATTATTTTCCTGTGTAGATGCTGGAGATGGTTAACGTTGTCTTAGTAGCCATCATGCATTTCTTGCATTTGAGCATGGAGACTCTGAAGTAAGGAGCTTCCAATGACCCCAACTAAGGCACCTGCAACAGAGGGAATGGGTTCTTAATTTCCTTCCAAATTCCTCACTTAAGACTGCTCTCGGGACTCAGACCCTCTCCAGATTATGATGAATAGGCACGTGATTATAAGACATACCCAAGCCTATCATAACatgttaaattttcaaaaaaatttctttgtGCTGTTGATAACCAGTCACAGGTTTTACAATGCTATTCACAAAATATTGTCAattaataggaaaatatttttgatttgtaTAATTCAACAATAAAGAACAAGGTAGTATCTTGTAATATAGATCATATAATTACATCTTAGCTAGGCAGAGTACAAACATCTATGTATAAATTATATCATTTCTAAAACAatatttctctgaattttaaCATACAGATGAGAGTCTTATAGTTACTTTTATCCAAAATGACAAATTATCATATACCAAATGGCCCCTGTGTTCTTGTAAAAAGCTTCTTCCTTTCATTGCACTCCTTTTGTTTCTGAGGTAAGTCCATAGACTTTAAGATTTTTGTTCCTAGTATGTTAAATGGTGTTATTTGCTCCAACATAATTTACAATTATCTATAAAGACTGGTACTTATGATATTGACAATAaagtaaaaatcaacaaaatattcatgaaatataTCTTCACTATTTGTCTTCTGACAACTTTCATAAGGTTCATGCTCAACATAAGCAGAAAATGGTAAATGAGTCCCTTTTGTATATGATAAATCTAAAATAAGCAttcacatttgtatatttttaaaataaattagttgGAACCACTTTCCTTTACACTATGATCAACTTTATTTGAACTGTATGGATTTGATCTTCATGCAtaccttctattttctttctcctatTGTCTACACTGAGTTATTCAAAACCCTGTAATTGTGTCCATGTCAGGGTTTGCaaattcagcaaattcaaatacaAGGTCccaattaattaactaatttaattaatgaatgaattaaagaatTGTTAATTAAGCTTACATCATAGCAAAGTAATAGATGACCTCCAGTGAAAATGTGCAATGTGTCTACTAGTTTGCATAAAATTGAGATAAAATTATTAGAATTCTTAATCTAAAATATGTTTAATGCAGTTCCTGCATTTTATCTACTAACTTCTCTTGGGAACAATAGTTCTCTGCAGTCCGGCATCAGCGCCAATGCTCATAGAGCCTTGCTGAAATAGTGTGTTGCCCTCCTGCAGGTGGTGAAGGCATGCAAAAAGAGAATGAGCTAGATATAAATTTGGGCCAGGGAACAAATACTGAAATTATTCTCTGCAATATTTAATCTGacactgtatatatttttaatggctAAAAATCATGTGTTGCATTAATAAAGGGATTTAGGTGTATCAGGCAAAATATGCATAATTCATACCTGTGCGCTACTGGGTTTTTACTAATACTTAAGAGGAACtcttaaaattttggaaatatttgaatTGTGCTATTAAGTCAGTATGATTTTGGAATTTCTTGTTGGTCTAATCTGAGATCAAAACCAAGTTTTCTGAGAATGCTGAACTTATTGATGGCAGCAACAACTTGTTTGACCCCAGCAGTTCACATGCACAGATATTTTAGTAAGTGCAGCTTTTGGTAAAAGAGCATCAAATGGATAATCAACTCTGTGGTTTCTCAGATATAAGCACAGGCATTGCAATTGAAATTATAGGGTTCTTTTATTCTAACTCAACTAGGAATGTCTAAATATAAGCCAAAAACACAACCTCCCAACATACTTGAATACATGCATTGATGGGCCTACAGTGGTACAAGTGGCCTTGAAAACAATCACACACTCATTGGCCTTGGCAAAGGGAGAGAACTGGTTATCTGCAGTTTTCTCAACATCAGACAAGTAAATGTTTGCATCTTCTTACTATGTGTTAGATGTCCCCTCTGGAACATGTTGATATTTAGTTGCCATTTAAGAAGTATTAATAGGTGAGATATATCAAAGATGATCAGTTCATAAAGGCTTTATCTTCATGAGTATAGTTGGTGTAGTTTTAAAAAGGCATGTGTACTCTCTCATTTTATTGCCCCTTAACCTTTTGCCatggaaaaacagcaaaaaatattCACATTAGATGACAGACCCTAGGTCATAGAAtttccaacctccagaactgtgagaaagtaCATTTATGCCATCTAATTATTCTGCTATAACAGCATGAAATGGAACAAAACCCCAGATTAAATTAATTTGATAAcattattttgccttcattcaaTGCAATAGCATGGTAATATAATGGTGAACTTTTAACATTGTAACTATGTTTAATAAGACttgaaaagaatgatcataaCTATTGAATATCTAAGGATTTTTTAAAGCATGGGAGAATATTCCACAATATTGTTAGTGATAAAATCTCACCATGTGTTGATTCTGATGAAAACACATGTATGATGTAAAATAGagtgtttattatttgtttttctcttgctaATTGAAAGCAGTACTTTGCAGTACCCTACTGAATTGAAGAGTTCATATAAGGAATTTCTGGTATGGAAACTGAAAATAATAGAGATCTGGGACCATTCTGAAGATGGGAAGCTAACACACAAATTTCTGGTATGCAGAATAATACTTGCTGACGATGTGAGACTTACTGTATTTGATCGCTTTTCAGGCATGCATGTGTTTCCTCTCCACTATTAAGATGAACACACTTTCTGCTTATGTAGCTATTAATAACTGTATTCTCTGCCAAGCTGGTATTGGAATCTTATCCAACAACTTCCTCTTCTTCCACATCTTCACACTCCTGCAGTATCAAAAGCCAAAGCTCACTGACCTAATCTGCTGTCACCTGGCCCTTGTCCACATAATTATGCTTCTCACTGTGCTGTTTTGGAGGTCTCCAGATCTGTTTGAGTCCCTGAATTTTTTCAATGACTTCAAGTGTAAGGCTTTGTTCTACATAATCAGGGTGATGAGGAGCCTCTCCATCTGCACCACCTGCTTTCTGAGCATCATCCAGGCCATCACCATCAGCTCCAGCACCTCCTGGTTGGCACAGTTGAAACATAAATCCACACATCTCATCttctttttatcattattatggtttctctgtttgtgtttcagtACTAGCACGATCTTCTACACTGTGGCAAATTCCAATGTGACCCAGACCAATGTAATGGTCATCACTAAATACTGTTCATTTTTCCCCATAAGCCATAGCATCAGAGGTTTGGTGTTCACACTAATAACATCCAGAGACATCTTCCTTATAGGAGTCATGCTGCTCTCAAGTGCGTACATGGTGATCCTCTTACTCAGGCATCAGAGGAGGTCCCAGTACCTTCACGGCACCAGCCTCTCCCCAAGATCTTCCCCAGAGAAGAGGGCCACCCAGACCATCCTGCTGCTGGTCAGTTTCTTTGTGGTCATGCATTGTGTGGACTTCATCATCTCATCCTCCTCAATGATACTGTGGTCATATGACTCAGTTATCTTGGGTGTACATGATGTTGTGGTCAGCGCCTATGCCACCGCCAGTCCACTGGTGCTTATCAGTTctaataaaatgttaattaatttttttcaaaatataccatAGAAAAGCTTTGAATTTTAACAAATTGAGTATAAACTTGGTGGTCTTTGTATGAGCATGTAACATAGAAAATGCTTCTTCagttgctcacatcccatatcatagttcTGGATTTGAATATCACCTGTGCTTCTGGCTGGATTTGAATAccacctctgcttctggttcTGATATGTGTAAATGTATATCCTGgatggcagcaggtgctggcttaagtacataggtttctgccacccacacaggagaaacATATGAAGATCTAGAATCCTGGATTTGGCCTTTTCTACCCTGCTGTTGTCAGCCTTTGGAGAGAAAACCAGAtaagtgatctctctctctctctctctctctctctctctctctctctctctctctcctctttctctcaccttatgtctttcaaatgcaggaaaaattaatatatgaaatataattttacaaTGGTCATCTTATAATAGTTGTTTCACACATGATGAAAATTATTCTAATGGGATAAGTTCCTGTAATCTCTATGGAATTACACTTCTATATCTAAatactttgaattttaaattgcTGAGTagtacattttctttcatttaataaacaaCATGATTTAGTATTCCCATATGTTTACCCATTACTTGtcctttcattttgatttcagacGTTCACCCAGGAAATCTTTTATTTGTTCTTAATTACTGTAGAAGTACTCACTGAAAATCAAATATTTCATGattcttattttgaaaacaatCACTGTTATAAAAGAAAAGGAGATAAGCATTTAATTATAGCTTGGACATCAATTTTGCCAGCAATGGTattttgtatttctctctctttttaatttttaataaagggTGTGGAGATTTTTGCTGTCATCATTTTGAAATTGCAAGTCTTTTCATTCTTGCATTCTTAAATTTTACTTCTCCTCACTTTTCTTAGAATATTTCTTGCCCAAGTAATTTACTATTATAATGGTTTATAGAATGATATTCGtctttaatttttgataatcatattttataccattttatgaaattattttttaagattcaaaagtcagaactagagagaggcagaagcagagagagagagagagagagagagagagagaggtcttttatccactggttcactccctaaatgaccgcaatggccagagtcgagcagatccaaagccaggagccaggagctgcttccagatctcgcacatgggttcaggggtgcAAGCATCCtaggccattttttactgctttcccaggtcttagtagagagctggatcagaagcagagcagccaggtctcaaacttgggcccacatgtgatgctgacactacaggcagtgcctaacc includes:
- the LOC133754302 gene encoding vomeronasal type-1 receptor 90-like, which encodes MNTLSAYVAINNCILCQAGIGILSNNFLFFHIFTLLQYQKPKLTDLICCHLALVHIIMLLTVLFWRSPDLFESLNFFNDFKCKALFYIIRVMRSLSICTTCFLSIIQAITISSSTSWLAQLKHKSTHLIFFLSLLWFLCLCFSTSTIFYTVANSNVTQTNVMVITKYCSFFPISHSIRGLVFTLITSRDIFLIGVMLLSSAYMVILLLRHQRRSQYLHGTSLSPRSSPEKRATQTILLLVSFFVVMHCVDFIISSSSMILWSYDSVILGVHDVVVSAYATASPLVLISSNKMLINFFQNIP